The proteins below are encoded in one region of Sulfolobus islandicus Y.N.15.51:
- the cbiT gene encoding precorrin-6Y C5,15-methyltransferase (decarboxylating) subunit CbiT produces MEWKYVIPGIPDNFFERDEEIPMTKEEIRALALSKLRIRKGDMILDIGCGTGSVTVEASLLVGSTGKVYGVDKEEKAINLTRRNAEKFGVLNNIVLIKGEAPEILFTINEKFDRIFIGGGSEKIKEIISASWEIIKKGGRVVIDAILLETVNNAISAMENIGFINLEITEVIIAKGMKTKVGTAMMTRNPIFIISGEKQ; encoded by the coding sequence ATGGAATGGAAATACGTTATACCAGGGATTCCAGATAACTTCTTTGAAAGGGATGAGGAAATACCAATGACTAAAGAGGAGATAAGGGCTTTGGCTTTATCCAAATTGAGGATAAGAAAAGGTGATATGATCTTAGATATTGGATGTGGAACGGGTAGCGTTACTGTAGAGGCTTCATTACTGGTTGGAAGTACTGGGAAGGTTTACGGTGTAGATAAGGAGGAAAAAGCTATTAACTTAACTAGGAGAAATGCAGAAAAGTTTGGAGTTTTAAACAACATAGTACTCATAAAAGGTGAAGCGCCGGAGATATTGTTTACGATTAATGAGAAATTCGATAGGATTTTCATAGGAGGTGGATCAGAGAAAATTAAGGAAATTATATCGGCCTCTTGGGAAATAATAAAAAAAGGTGGAAGAGTAGTTATTGACGCTATACTATTGGAAACTGTAAATAATGCCATATCTGCGATGGAGAACATTGGATTCATAAATTTAGAGATAACGGAGGTAATTATTGCAAAAGGTATGAAAACAAAAGTAGGTACTGCAATGATGACGAGAAATCCAATATTTATAATTTCGGGTGAAAAGCAATGA